A genomic region of Rhipicephalus sanguineus isolate Rsan-2018 chromosome 3, BIME_Rsan_1.4, whole genome shotgun sequence contains the following coding sequences:
- the LOC125757778 gene encoding uncharacterized protein LOC125757778, whose amino-acid sequence MEVGQISMLLVALLVVQRCSAAPEGGRLDEECGNTTCIPEECELMGSVCVENSCGQLECVSQTTAHHSGMCPYLGSAPDEECPDNESETTCDDLGCQKEGKVCCPDRCGYLHCV is encoded by the exons ATGGAAGTTGGTCAAATTTCGATGCTCCTTGTTGCCCTGCTCGTAGTCCAGAGATGTTCGGCCGCACCCGAGGGAGGCAGACTGGACGAAGAGTGCGGCAACACGACGTGCATACCCGAAGAGTGCGAGTTGATGGGCTCCGTTTGCGTTGAGAACAGTTGCGGACAACTGGAATGCGTCAGTC AGACCACCGCCCACCACTCGGGAATGTGCCCGTACCTAGGATCGGCACCTGATGAAGAGTGCCCGGACAACGAATCGGAAACGACGTGCGACGATCTCGGCTGCCAGAAAGAAGGAAAAGTTTGCTGTCCGGACAGATGCGGCTACTTGCACTGTGTATGA